CAGCTTTGAAAAGATAGGGATAAATAGATTCGTCGATTTCTATTTTATAGCGTCTGTTCCATAAAGATGTAAAAACCTCCTGAAGGATATCTTCCGCATCTGTAATAGAACCAATCCGCTTTAATATAAAACTTAATAAAATATCCGCATAGCGATCAAATAACACTGAAAATGCCTGTGTATTGCCTTCTCTCACAATATCAAACAATTCTTTATCAGACAGATCTCTCATGACACATTGATTATTATGTACGCTATATCAGATTTCCAGAGGATTTTTACAAAGTTATAATTGTGATGTTAATATAACATTAAATTGTACATCCTGCAAGGTACAAAATAATAAATTTTAAAAATAGAGTATTTAAATTAGGTTAATATCGAGTTAGCTTATAAGACCCCATTTCTGATCACGTGTAAGTTTTCCAAATTCTACAGTTATGCCATATAAAAAACTAGAAACGTGCCATTATTGGGACAGAAGTCGCTTCATATTGGTAAAAAATATTGTTCAGAAATATGACTAACGAATTATTCAAGGGACTTACCTGTGTTAATTTTATGGATTCACACCCGTTAAAAGTGGCGAATTTTTTTATTATTTCCACAAAAGGCTCTCCCCACAATTCGAAATCTATAGATTGTTTTTCTATATGCAGATGAATCAGTTCAAGTTGTTTATTTTTTCGATGCGCTTTGCAATCTACTCTACCTATAAATGTGTTGCCAAATAAGATAGGTAAGCAAAAATATCCGTATTGTCTTTTCTCCTTTGACGTGTAACATTCAAGTCGATAATCGAAGCCAAAAAACTGTTGAACACGGTCACGATGAATAATAGCATTGTCAAACGGTGATAGCAAACTAATTTCCCCATGAGTCTTAGCTATTCTTCTGTCTACTAAATCGCGTAGAACATAAACTGACGGATAGCCTTCAATAGTAACTTTCTCTACTATATCATCTTCTATCAGAGCATTCAAAACTTCATTTACATTGTTCCTGATTGCTTCGCCTGCTTTAAGATGAGTAATCTGTTTGACAGTAGTCCATCCATATGCTTTTAAATAAGTTTTTACTAAATACTCCGCAAATTCAAGTGAACTTGGTTTTGTCAGGTCGATATTGTTTGGCAGCACTCTTTCTGCGATATCATACGTCTTTTGCATTCCATCGCGTTCAGAAATCATTAAATCCCCCTGCAGGAAAAGCCGTTCCAATGCAATTTTTGTAGGTTTCCAATTCCACCAGCTTCCCATTTTTTTAGTTTCATTTTCAAAGTCTCTCGCCCTTTTGGGACCTTCAGCCCGAATAGTATCTATGACATACTGCATCACTTTAGGGTCCGCATTGTAGTAATGTGATTCATTTTGTTTTACTTCCAACATTTGCGGCAAAACAAAACGGAAATCCTTCATCGGAAGATAAGACGCAGCGTGAAACCAATATTCAAATACGTGATGCTCCTTTACCAGCTCTTCGAGGTAGCTCACCTTGTAATCAGGGATTCTTGTCCAAAGCGTATGATGATGTGCCCTTTCAACAATTGACAATGTATCTATTTGCAAATAACCAAGATGTTCCAGTCCTTTGAGTACGGCCTTTTTCCCATTTCCGAACGCTGATCTGCGAAGTAAGCCCTGGCTTTCTAATGTGATATTTTTTAACTGCTTTATGGTCAATTTTTGCTGCATTTCTTTTATTTCTCTTACCGAAAGATAGGTTTCTACTTCTACATGCTCTCCAGCATTCATTTAGTCTTTAAAGAGGGCTAATATCGATATTAATCAGGATAACCGCTATGTATTTTTATGATCCAATGGAAGCGATCAATAAACTTTTTATGATTCAATCAAATTTACGAAATAAAGTATGCCCAGTAGTCGTGTGGTTTTTTTTGTTATTTTTAAAGTAAATAATGTTATTAATTATATAATCAATTATGAGTAAAGTTACTAAAGAAGATGTTGCGGATGCAGAAAATCAGCTTTTCTTGGCCCAGTTGGCAAGCAATGTGGATGCTCTGGACCAGCTGTTGTTTGATAATCTCATTGCAGTTGCACCAACGGGACAAATGCTAACCAAAGAAATGGACTTAAATGCGCATAGAACAAAAGCAATGATTATTGAAGAGGCTTCAACAGAAATTGATGATATCAGAATAACTGGAGATACCGCGCTTTCCATCGTTACGATGACGGCAAAAGGCAAAGTAATGGGAGCACCATTGGAAGGAAAATTCCGGTATTTCAGGGTTTGGAAATATGTTGATGACAAATTAAAAGTCATTGGTGCAAGTTTCATGCAATTGCCTGAATAAGGATGTGATGAGTCGCTTGCATGGCGGTTTTTCATTACGCTATTGTACATTTCTGCAACAAATAAGAAAGTTATTTGGCAAGCAAGTTATCGCTATTCATGTAGTTCACTTACACGTGTATACACCGGAAGTCTACTTTGATATCTAACGCTAAAAGTTTTTCGTTGGTATTTTCCGAATAAAGGAACTTTTCTTAATTTTCGAAATTATATTGAACAGAGATCTATTGTTAAAAATTTCCTGCAAATAATCACATGATACCGCATCAATAGATTTTTCACCTAACTTAATGGAAACTAACACCGATCGCAGAAGGTAAATATTAACGCAAGATTTACATATGAAAACTAAAATCACAGGTAGAGAGAACACATATCTTCCAGTAGCTTGGGAATACCATGAGATTATTAAAGAGCAAATCAACAACAAAAACAGTGGAAAAATATTCTACTTTGAAGAGGACAAGAAACTCGGCGAAGCGCAGGGATCCATTATCGAAATAACAGAAGAAAAAAATAAAGGTTGTTTTATAGTGATGAAAAATGGACTTCGCATAAGAATAGACCGCATCATCACACTCTTTGGAAAAATAGGTGCAGCCCATGATGAATATAGTGCTTATGCGGACGCTTGTATGGATTGTACCGGCGGTTATTCAAAAGAAGAACTGGAGGACATGTAGGCCAGTTATATACTCCAAAGACTAACCAAAGTAGAGTTAAAAAATCATTTTCATAAGTTACTTCTAAAGTATTTTTGTGCCATAAATCAATAGTTCCGAGGCGTGAAAATTCAGTATCCAATCAAACCCAGAAAAAATTCATTAAATTCTTCACCGATGTATTGGTACTTTTACCGATTAAAACAAGCACTTCACCTAAATAACACCAAGATAAGAAATTGGAATTAACTAAGTTAGATGCAGAAAATAATAGTGCACCATTAACATTTAAGCAACATAACTTTAAAGATAGATCCCCAATGAAAAAACACTTACGTATAGCTTATTCTTATCGTAAATCATTAGCTCACTATGCGAAAGAGAGATTACATATAAGCGTAATTTTACTCTTACTTTTTCTATTACTTACTACAACCAACATAATCGCTCAAACTACAGCATACACAGTAAAAGATATAAAATTTAAAAGTAAAGGAATTGAATTGTCAGGGACAATTTTCAATGCTTTAAATTCGAAAATTGGAATTGTTCTGGTTCATGGATCTGGACAAGAACTTAGATATAGTGAGTTTGCAGCGCAGTTGGCAAAAAAAGGAATATCTGTTCTAACTTATGATAAGAGAGGCGTGGGTGAGTCAGGAGGGGAATATGCGGGTCCCGAAGTTGGCACGAATAATATTGACTCCGCAAACCTCAATCTTCTAGCAGAGGATGCTAACGCAGCAGTTTTAACTCTCAAAAATTATTTTGGGCAAAAATTAACATATACTGGTCTCCTGGGGTTCAGCCAGGCTGGCTGGATTATCCCTTTGGCATCAATTAAATCAAACAAGGTGGATTTTACGGTCATTTTTAGTGGGGCGGTAGTTCCTACATTAGAACAGCTCCGTTTTCAATTTTTTACTGAAGGAAAGGCAAATTTCTGGACGGATCACACCGAGCAAGAGGTCAGAGATCATATCCGAAACGCGCCCGATAAATATAAATTTATTACAACCGATCCGCAGGTATCCCTTAGCAGCACAGATACACCTGGACTCTGGCTTTTTGGTGGACAGGATGTGCAAATTCCTGTCGGCTTATCAATTGACCATCTCAATTTACTTAAAATTGAAGGAAAACCATTTGAATATTGTCTATTTCCAGAAATGGGACACTTTCTAACAGCTTCGGACTCTTCAGCCCCTATTAAAATAGCCCTAAACTGGATCAAAAATCTAAACGAAAAAACGAGATAAAAGAGGATGCACTAAAAAGTAAAATTCATGAAATACTAAAATGAACCTGAGAACGCTCTGTTTCAGAAACTTTATATAGCCCAGGGGCGCTTATTGAATTGACCATCTTAATTGCACTACCTAGTTTATATCATTCACTTGCCTTTCATTCAGATCTTCGACAGGTAGCTCTTCCAATTCAGCTATATAATATTTTAGATCCACCACCATATCTTGATGAGGTTTGGCAAATTTTTTAAAAAAGTAGTGATGCACGAAATAGAAAATTAGCCCATAGAGAACAAACCTAAAAAGGACCACAGCGTCGAATATTGAAGCAAGATTAAAGGAATGAATATTCTTTAAAGAGAGTGCCATGATCAGTATGAAATACAGCACTATTCCTGTCAATCTATTGAACCTCAAATAAGCTGAGATAAGCTGTTGTATATTCTTGAAGCGATCAATTAAGGGTAAGTCTTCCTCATAACTCTGAAGAATATTTTTTCGTAATTTGTAGGTTACATAAATCATCGCCGATTCAACCAATGAGCCAAGAACAAAATAGTAGCCCCAGAAAGCGCTGTCATAGTAATACAGAACAATACCAATAGCAAGGATGACAAGCATTGAGCGATACTGCATATTCTTCCCTGAGTTCCGATCGATCAGATCAAGCAAGCTTGCTGATTTTTGTGTTGTTATTTTTTCAATAGTATTTTCAGGTAAGTTAATCACTGTCGATTGGCCATCAATACTATTTTTTTGCATTTTATATTTCAGTTGATCTAGTTCCATGGTGATAGTTGTTTACTTAGTTCCTTCAATTTTGTTTTGATTCTCGATATTTTTACGGCTACATGATTGGGCGTCATACCCATAGTCTCAGCGATATCATTGTAACTATAGTCTTCAAGATAGAGTGCTACCAAGGCTTTCTCCACCTTATTCAACTTACTTATTGCCTGATACATAAGCAAAATTTCCTCATCCTCGCTGTAAATAATTTCGCAGTAGCTTTCTTGATCAAACTGTAATTCTGCGAGATTGTGCCGGCGATCCCGCTTGATATATGTAATAGCC
The window above is part of the Sphingobacterium sp. ML3W genome. Proteins encoded here:
- a CDS encoding crosslink repair DNA glycosylase YcaQ family protein; amino-acid sequence: MNAGEHVEVETYLSVREIKEMQQKLTIKQLKNITLESQGLLRRSAFGNGKKAVLKGLEHLGYLQIDTLSIVERAHHHTLWTRIPDYKVSYLEELVKEHHVFEYWFHAASYLPMKDFRFVLPQMLEVKQNESHYYNADPKVMQYVIDTIRAEGPKRARDFENETKKMGSWWNWKPTKIALERLFLQGDLMISERDGMQKTYDIAERVLPNNIDLTKPSSLEFAEYLVKTYLKAYGWTTVKQITHLKAGEAIRNNVNEVLNALIEDDIVEKVTIEGYPSVYVLRDLVDRRIAKTHGEISLLSPFDNAIIHRDRVQQFFGFDYRLECYTSKEKRQYGYFCLPILFGNTFIGRVDCKAHRKNKQLELIHLHIEKQSIDFELWGEPFVEIIKKFATFNGCESIKLTQVSPLNNSLVIFLNNIFYQYEATSVPIMARF
- a CDS encoding nuclear transport factor 2 family protein; translation: MSKVTKEDVADAENQLFLAQLASNVDALDQLLFDNLIAVAPTGQMLTKEMDLNAHRTKAMIIEEASTEIDDIRITGDTALSIVTMTAKGKVMGAPLEGKFRYFRVWKYVDDKLKVIGASFMQLPE
- a CDS encoding alpha/beta hydrolase, which produces MKKHLRIAYSYRKSLAHYAKERLHISVILLLLFLLLTTTNIIAQTTAYTVKDIKFKSKGIELSGTIFNALNSKIGIVLVHGSGQELRYSEFAAQLAKKGISVLTYDKRGVGESGGEYAGPEVGTNNIDSANLNLLAEDANAAVLTLKNYFGQKLTYTGLLGFSQAGWIIPLASIKSNKVDFTVIFSGAVVPTLEQLRFQFFTEGKANFWTDHTEQEVRDHIRNAPDKYKFITTDPQVSLSSTDTPGLWLFGGQDVQIPVGLSIDHLNLLKIEGKPFEYCLFPEMGHFLTASDSSAPIKIALNWIKNLNEKTR
- a CDS encoding sigma-70 family RNA polymerase sigma factor, with amino-acid sequence MDIERDFIRLIASNQTIVHRICCMYVDNKADREDLFQEIVLQAWKSFKSFRGDAKFQTWLYRVGLNTAITYIKRDRRHNLAELQFDQESYCEIIYSEDEEILLMYQAISKLNKVEKALVALYLEDYSYNDIAETMGMTPNHVAVKISRIKTKLKELSKQLSPWN